The Arachis ipaensis cultivar K30076 chromosome B05, Araip1.1, whole genome shotgun sequence nucleotide sequence CATTtgcaattataaaaattaaaaaatcaaactcaaaactatCAATGACTGATATCATTAATTCACCTCTGCCTTCTTTGTTCTTTACTAAATGCTGGCCATACTTGCAAAGATATATATGAACATGGTAATCTAATCACACAAGTCAGAATCGAGAATTGCACCATCCAAACTATCTATGCTAGCCAATGTTCTATATCCACTAATTTTtggtttttcaaaatttcaataaatttcgTTTTGGAGATATGAGAGTTAAGAGTTCACCTTCATAGGAGGGATTTATCAGTGCTTCATATATTAAATTAACAATGTCATCCAAATGAATCCAGGAAAACctgtacaaaaaaaaagaaaaataacttaaTTATGGCGCCTTTCTAAAATTAAGACGCAGCCGAGAACCAATCAATAATAACTAGAAGATGCGGGACATACCATTGTTTTCCAGAGCTTATAGGTCCACCAGCAAACATCTTAAAGAGAGGTATCATTTTAGCTGTAGAAGATTAAACACACAAAAATATAATGAATTTTAGGAACTTCAGATAATATTTGATGTTGAATCATAAATTCAAGCAGTTACAGGGTAATATTTGATGTTTTACCTAGTGCTCCACCATCTTTACCAAGAACAACACCAATGCGAATTAGAGCTACTCTAACATCCCCGTTTACTTTTAAGGCTGTTGATTCCCATTCTTGACATACCTGAAAAGATAAGACAGCATCCGTCAATGTGACCTATAACGCAAGAGATGGTATATATCGCAAAATGCTCCATTAATTTGAATAACAACTGATGTGCTAATCAGTTAGTATTAAAGTTTAATAGTATTTCAGGTGAAAATGTAAATGACTGTATATCTTCATAAAACCTGCTGAGTAACACTCAGAATATTCTTTCGaggttttataattttaatatctTGCATTCTCTGCAATAGTATCAACAAACATCTGTTCTTACCTCGGCCAAGTAATCATTTTCTGATGGACTTTGTTCATCAAACACTTGTGTTTCACTGGTGCCTGAACAGTGAAAAGAAGTGAAAGACATTTTATATGTAAAATCATGCATACTTCTCTATCAATTCAAGTGATTCTAAAGAGTGCACCAAAGCAGTTAACAACCAATAAGTAAGAAAATAATCGACCAGTTAAGAAGAAAATTTGGCATATGAACATACCATAGTAACCAACAGTTGTTGCACTAACGAAAACTTTAGGTTGAATATCCTCTGGTGCACTGTTTATCAATTCTACAACCTTTGCTATTAAATGGATAGGTCAGAGAAAGAATAAGCAATTTCTTGTAAGTAAAACTTGCTTAACTTGATGCACATATATTTGTCaagaaaaatatacatataaaaaggTTCATTTTCAATTTGTACCATCAGGAATCATATGCTTACTTTTGATGTTACTCTAATCCTGCTTGCTTGATTTCTATTTTTATCTGCAGAATTCAAATGAGCGTTAGGAAGATGTCTATTATCTCTTAATAACCAAAACTCTATGAATCTTTAAGTCAATACAATCCAATAATGACAGTGATAAGAACAAGGCAATAACCTCCGAAGACCATCTGGTACTTATGGGCATTTCAGCCAAGTTAACCACCCCTGTTGAGCCCTGAATGTTATTCTTCCATTCCGACTCCTCCGCAATCTTAATTCCTGGAAAGTATTTCACTGGAAGGACAAGGCAAAGTTAACTAATGAATCCAAAGTGCATGATCTTTCtaccttttttatttatttaaaaggaAGATAAATGTAGACTTTCAATAGTGAAGGGATCTGAATTAGGTATGAATTTAAACCAAATACAGCATAATAAGCTTAAGAATGATTATGATTTATGAAGTAGCACTTCACATGGTAGAGTCGTATAACTTATATCTAATGGGAACTCAACCCCAACCCCAACTTGTTATGATACTATTAATCAAATCTCAGTAAAGCCCAAATTACTGTCTGCATTCTCACATCAAACACATGGAATTTATTTATCAAATCTCATTATAATCTTATCAATTATATATCTTCTAGAACAACAAGCACCACAAAGATCTAAAATTTGTGCTACCCTAACTTAGAATTTAGGAACATGAAGCTCAAATCAAAGCACATGGAATTAGTTAACAGATAGAGTGAAGAGGAGGTACCTGTCACGGATTTGAACATGTTACATCATGGACGCCATTCTTTGCTGATCAGCTTTTGGAAGTGATTCCAAACTAGCTAACATGCTCTTATCCAtgattcaatttaattcaattcaaccTAGCGTTCTTCATTCACATTAATCAAATATATCACACACCTCAAGCAATTATAGTACATTCACTTCAATCttgttaattaaaataaaatagtaataaaaaaaagCTATGGAGATGGAATCTCTGGACCATGAGAGAGGCAGTGAAGGCAATCGGggagtttggagaagaaactCAAACCCCAGGAACAAAATTAAAACCAGTTAACTAATTACATCCCTGCAAATTTTGTAATCCTAGACACAGAAGAGGACAGAAATgactccatcatcctgggaaggcctttcctagccactacTAAGGCCATAATTGATGTGgaaagaggagagttagtcctgagGTTGCATGAGGACTGTATCTTATTCAAGATCCCCAACCCTCAGTCTCCCTCTAACAAAGGAGGTACCATTGTGCAACACATAGTGTTTCAGCCTTCCCTCTCAGTGCAGAGTtttacagagcccccagacaccaactctaagtttggtgttgggcatccATCATCAAGAACTAGGAAGGAAGGTACTAAGAAGatggtacctaaaggctggaggggtAAGAAGATCCCCACTAAAGACCTCTCACCTGACATGaaagttgtcttcactaagagtcCAGTCATTCCACATACGATGAACcggatcctgtctctagagcatgtggagctcattcatgagagcacaggaagaaagttcactgtgaAGGGTGAAGATCTGAGTCCCTATCTACCTCCGTAATGGAGCTgtctgtcaagctaatgacagtaaagaagcacttgttgggcgGCAACCCAACTATTAGCATAGTAATTTCAATcccttttcatttattttaagttttatagTATATTTTTCCTCTACTTTTTtacgtttgtgatcatgtgctgCACTTAGAATAGAGACAGAGACATACATGACTGAAAACAGAATACCCTGGGAAGAGTCCCttgttggcgttgaatgccagacaagGAGGAAGCTGGGCATCCAACGCCCATTTAGGAGCTAAGAAGACCCCTTTCCCTGATCCCCTCTGGGCGTTTAACCCCCATTGAGGAGgaattactggcgttgaacgccagacagggagcaatctgggcgttcaattCCCCTAAGGGATACattgttggcgttgaacgccaaataGGGAGCAGTctaggcattcaacgccccatATGGAGCAGCCAGGGCCAATTTTTTTGACCCCCAGTGGGCGTGCaacgcccattcctggcgttgaatgccatgtAGGAGGTAGGCAGCTCGAGCTTCGAAGCTTTCTCAACCAGTGGGTCCCATAGAATCTCCGCCTACTCCACCTATCATTCAATCCCTTCCTTCTCACTCTTACTTTCCCTCTTCCCAAAATCCATCATAAATCCCATCATTCAATTTCCCACCAACCCCACCTACTTCAAATTCAAACCTTTCCCCCCATTCTTCCCTCCCATCCAACCGAACCCTAACCCTCCCACCCCTATAAATAGCCCTTCATTCCTACCATTATCTTCACACCTACACACTCCTCTTACCTTTCTCCACATTACTTTTCATacacttctcttcttccctcttcCCCTCTCCTCACTCCCACTGGCTGAAGCTTTTTTCTCCCTCTtcgttcttgtttctttctttttctcctatttttcttttctgttgttcatatttgctcgaggacgagcaaacatcttaagtttggtgttggaaaagttTTGCTTTTTGCCCTCCATTCTTAAGTATGGAACCAAAGGCTGGCGAagcctcaagaaagaggaaggaaaaaGCCCCCGCTTCCACTTCCGAACCTTGGGAATCATAGAGATTCCTCACCAAGGTGCATCACAATCACTTCTATGATGTGGTAAGACACAAAAAGGTGATTCTctaggtccccttcaagctcaagaAAGGGGAACATCCGAAGATCCAACAAGAGATCTGGAGAAGGGATTGGGAAATTCTGACCAATCCTATTTCAGAGGTCGGAACACGAATGGTGCAAGAATTCCTCGCCAATGCTTGGGTTACCAAAAATCATGATACAAGTGTAAACCCAAAGCCCAAGAACTGGCGCACCATGGTGAGAGGGAAACTCTTGGATTTTAACCCGAAAAATGTGAGAGTGGCGCTACAATTGCCACAGATGTTAGGTGATCCACActcttacactagaagggtcaacttcgACCAAATACTAGATAAAGTCTTTGTgaacatctgtgtggaaggagcgcAGTGGAGGAGGAACGCACAAGGTAAGCCCTACTAATTAGGTAGGtttgaccttaagcctgtggctagaggatagttggagtttatccaacgctctatcatccccacGAGTAACCGATCTGAGGTTACCATTGACCGAGCAATAataattcattgcattatgcttgggaatgaggtggaaatacatgaggtgatacctcaagaattgtacaaggtgGCTAAAAAGACCTCCACTCAAGCGAGGTtagcattcccacacctcatatatcgcctatgcaattcagctggaattggcATAGCTGGAGACGCCCTCATTGAGATGGATAAGCCCATCACAAAGAGGAAAATGGAGCATGTGAGAGAGCCTGCACATGAACCACAGCAAGAACCTGTATAGCCGCCTCCACCAGAAATTCCTAAGATggctcaagggatgtattttcttTCTCGAGACTATTGGGATCAACTGAATACCTCAATAGGGGAGTTGATGGAGATATAGAGGAGATCAAACGCTTCATTGGATTCTCCAAAAGGAGAAGCAGCTGACATCACTGAGGTTGTTGAGCCCTATTATCCCTTATCCATTTTATTTCTgttttcattgtattttaatttattgtcTGTTTTCTCTTCTAAGTTCATGATCACGTTTAGTATTTTGTTCTTTtctagttttatatttttttttgttttggttatAAGATATCCAATGTATCCctcaccatgcttaaaagaaaaatttaaattgaaaaggAGTAGTGAGATACATAAGTTTTGAGTTATATCATAAATTATTCCACTTATTTTGATGTAGTGGTCTTACATTTatcttctgaatgtatgaattaacagtgcatgaatgatattgaagttgagtatattggctcttgaagaatagtgaatttagaaaagtattattgactctcttaaaaataaaaaaaaaattattgattcttgaagtaagaaaaaaagcatctaaaagaaaaagaaaaataaaaagctcaaaagaaaaagaaaagagcaagaatccaaggttttgagcatcaatggttaggagggtcaaaattggcctaaaaagctcaattGAGTTGCTACTTGGTAcatgaaattgtgat carries:
- the LOC107642036 gene encoding epimerase family protein SDR39U1 homolog, chloroplastic-like, translating into MHDFTYKMSFTSFHCSGTSETQVFDEQSPSENDYLAEVCQEWESTALKVNGDVRVALIRIGVVLGKDGGALAKMIPLFKMFAGGPISSGKQWFSWIHLDDIVNLIYEALINPSYEGELLTLISPKRNLLKF